The genomic region CGTTTTAGCACACTCCGAGTGCGGCGGCCACCTCAGGTGTGCCGTCCCGTTGAGCCGCCTAGCGGCCCTGAGGACGGCCCTCAGGTCAGCGACCTTGGCCCGCATCGTCCGCCGGCAGTTAGCGTGCACGGTGGCCACCTGCCGGGCGTCCAGTCAAGTTAAGAGTGAACTTGCAACAGGGGGAAAAAGTTGGGCCTCAGTTGCAAATCGAGGTGGACTTAAAATTGGGACAAAAAAGTTTTGATCCCTAGTTGCGATTTGAGGATGAACTTGCAACTTAGATAAAAAAATGTTAAAATCCAGTTATGAGTCGAGAATGGGATTGTAACTATGACAAAAGAAGATAGGGCCCGAATTGCAAGTTGAGGGTAGAGTTGCAATTTaaaaaaaacatatagccacaacGATGAAAAAAATcttgaattttaaaaaataaaaaaacaaatcatGAACTTTAAAAGTCAACAAATTGgaataaaaatggaaaaagaagaaaaaggagaaagaaacaaaaaagaaaattgaaaaaagttcacttgTAGCCACAACAGCCAACGAGACACACACGAGGAACAAAATCAAATGGATCAACAGCGGCCCACTGCCAGTAACGCGTACAGAAAAGGATCAATGAATAAAAGAAGCAAAAAATACTGATCTTGATGACTAAATCATATGGTTAGAAATGTATATATGGTACCTTTTTATATCTAGACGTGAAATAGCAAATCTGATTAGGAAATTATATGTACGCACTTCTACTTCTCTCAACGAATCGTCTCATATCCATGATTTAGCGCACTGCGAGTGCGGCGGCCACCTCAGCTGTGTCGTCCCGTTGAGCCGCCTAGCGGCCCTGAGGATGGCCCAAAAGTCAGCGATCTTGGCCCGCATCGTCCGGCAACAGTTGGCGTGCACGGTGGCCACCTGCCGGGCGTCCCGGCTGTCCTGGCAAAACCCGCTGAAGCGCGCCGTGTCCAGGACGCGCGCCCTCACGCCGAGCCGCCGGAACACGTGCCGCCGCTTCATCTGATTCAACACGTCCTGCTCCTTCAAGCCTGCGGACCCGCCGCGGGCTAACAGCGCCGCCGTCCGGTTGTTCGCGACCACGAAGAAGAAGCCGGTGTTGAGCTCATTGCTGAGGTAGTCCCGCGGCCGTCCGTTGAACTTGTCGGAGCTGATCAGGAGGTCTTCCTCCCCGGTGCGGTTGAGACTCGGGAACGGGTTCCTCAGCCACATCACATCCAAATCCTTGCAAATTATAAGCAGTGTCACATAAATGAACActtcgtctgacatacttgagattTAATaaagtctcagtcgatgctatatccATGAGATCTTACACTAAGATTCATGCAAAATTTTACTTTTAATATTTTTCTTTTTTACATGTTAGTCACTTAATTTAGACTTGGTTGAATCTTAGTCGACTAAGACCTAGCCACACCGGATGCTTATATATTATATAAGGGTGCGAATTAAGTTTACGTGACCTTTTCAGAGGCAGGGCTCGACGAAATTACCGTGAATATGAAGCTGTAACCGTGCTTGAGGACGTCGCCGAGGAGGCGAATGCGCCGCCACATCATGCGTATAAACCCGTCGGACATGTAGAGCTGCTCCGACGACAAGTCTTGGGTGTCGTTCCTCGACGCCGGGAGCCGGTAACACCGGATGCCGCCGAGGCTCATGCACCGGTGGTATGCCGGCCGGTCCATTGCCACGAGGAGGACGTGGCTGAGGAGCTGCGCGGTTCCCTCCCCTTCCCTCAGGCTCCGCACGAAAAGGTCGAGCAGGCCATCCTCCTCGGCGTACGCCTTGTTCAGCACGCTCAGGATCAGCGTCCTGTTCGCGTCCGCCGCGCCGCGCAGCGCCGCCTCCAGATCATCGCCGCCGTAGGCGCGCACCTGGATTTAACAACCCCCCAAAATGTTAGGGTTTCAAGCTTTGCTGCGCCTGAAGTTGGCTCCACTAATATCAATCAATTGGCAATTGGCATAAAAGGCCCAGAATCGATCGGGTAAGTAGTTCTGTAGTTGCAGCCGGAGGATTCTACTTGCCGCTGATCGACGACGCCACATGTCGAAGAACCTCTGCTCCGTCTGGCCGTCGGCGTcggccggcgagcagagcacgtaGTACGTGCCGACCACGACGAGGAGGCAGACGGCGGCGACGGCCACGAACCGGGCCGATGCGCAGTGCTCCGGCACGCAGAGCAGCCGGTGTGGGCATGGCAACTGCGTCCAACTCCTCGCCTTCTTTGGCCCGATCACCATGGGATCGGAGCACGGCGGCGTCTTGGATGAGGACGGGCGGTCGCGCGGTATCTCATGGAGGCACGGAGTTCGTTAGGAGTAGTTCAGTTGTTTGTAATCAGCAGAGAAATGCACGGGTAAATGGGGTACGTGCGCATGAGAAATTTGCAGCAAACCTACCAACCTGCTGGACGCCTGAGTTTTCGCTCACACAAACTATCCATGGCGTACGTAGCACATCGATCGATTACCGTGCAGTTTCTTTTTGACGCCATTTGTCTATGAAAAAAGTGTGGAAGTTTTTTTTACAGCATAAAAAAAGTGTGGAAGTTTTTTTTTACAGCAAAAAAGTGTGGAAATTCATGTGGCTTACCAACCTCTATCCAAtacttccccgcaaaaaaaaaacctcTATCCAATACTTCCAGCAAAAAAAAACTCTATCCAATACAGGAAATTTCCGGTATTTCCAATGGGAAAAATGACCGAAAGCCTTTTTATTTAGACAAAAATTACCGAAAGCCTAGTTTACGTGCACACCAGGTCCGGAAGTTTCGGCCCACCATGTCCACTACCGCCCATTTCTCTATCTGATCGATTAACTGTACTACTCAGTTGCCTCCCTAAAGAAAATGTATCAGTTGCCTCTCTCACAAAAAAAAAACTGTATCAGTTGCctagagagagaaaaaaaaaagtCATCCGTCAGAATTTCCGAAAGTAAATGATTGGGATATGTAGAAATATCAGCACAAAAGCACCGTGGAAAACCCACATACTAGAAAAAAAAACCATATTCATCTAGCacattttttttgcgggaattCATCTAGCACATTTTCATGTCCACAATGCATAGTTTTCGATCTCTACTCGTTTACCAAGTTCATTGCATGGTATATTGGCATGTTCATGCACTTGACACATAAAAAAGTGTTATCAAGTTTTtattagttttcttttctttcgttATCTTTGTAGGTATATTGGCATGTTCGTGGACTTCACACAAAAAAGGACCAAGTTGGGGTCAAACCGAAAAAGTTTCAGGCATCAGACTTTCGTATTTTGGGAGTGTCAAATATGACATATTTAAACGAGCTCAATTTGAAGATGCAATGCCACTGGTGGATCGGCGTCGTTCACGCGATTCGAACAATCCAAAAAACGTCAAAGGAGTTCGTACGAAGAGATGACGGCCAAAAAGTAATGCTCCTGAAGGTCCGGTGTCTGAAGACGGCGCATACTAGCCCTAGACAATTTTGTAAACCGGTCATAACTTTTTCGATTTTGCTCCGACTTCATCTCGATTTGTTCCTACGCGATCCTTGGCGAACAAGGGGTGTTTCGGAAGAGGATTTGGCTCCCCTGGCGCGCTTGGATGAAACGAGGAGGAGCCACATCAACAGAGGTGGCCCGATGAGGCCTCCTACATATTCacctccaaccctagccgccgtcaTATATCATCATGAAGTCCGATCTGCTCCACCACGTGTCGCTACACCTCCATCGTAGAGGAAGGGTCAAGACAAGGATGAAGAAGTGAGGTGGCTCTGCCTGATCAACAAAGGAAACAGAATAATAATAATGCTTGATTGGGCAGAATGAGCTGTAGGGTGGCGGGGCCGGTGCTGACCTGTGCGAGGTCTCTCCCCGTTGCCAAATCTGTGCTTGACgaggccgcgggggggggggggggaggggcagagGTGTGGAACGGCGACGAATGAGTAGTGGCTTGGAGCCCGGATGTGCTGATGGAGGTGACTGACTCGTCGAGTTCCGACAGTGGTGTGGCAGGGTTGGTGGAGCGGCGACGAAGGCAAAAGAGAAAATAGGAGGATGAAGGCGCGAGGTCCAGGCGGGGTCTGGGtagggttttgggtgggccagaGGTGTCGGAGTCCTGCGTGTTTGATGTCCAAACTCCCGCAAAACTCATGTTTGTCTCGGATTTATGCGAACAAACGTGTTCGGACCGTTCGAATGATCGATACAGACCCGAGTTGAATGACAGAACACGTCCGGATCTCGCGGCCCGGATGGTTATAAGGTAGTTTGAGGGTCCGCTTTGAAAATGCTTAAATTGGCTTTGACGTAACTATCTAAAAGAATGAACACAGCTTGAGATCTACGATAGGTACTCGTGTCCGATTTTATAATGCCTATCCAAAAGATGTGCATGTGCCGATCTGCCATTCTGTCTACTCGTGTTCCATGCTCCAACAAATGTCTTGGCAAAAACAATAAAAGATCTGCACAGTTGCAGCTACTACCCCATACTATTCAATAACGGAGTATGTACTAAATTTCCAAAATGATTCCCGCGAGAAGAAACGTTTAAGCAGGCGGCAACGCATGGGCGAatcactaccggaacagggctctaAGCCGACAGTCAAATATATGCCGACGGCTACCGTCGGCCTAGTCCGAACTATGCCGACAGCTAGCTCCTGGCCGTCGGCATATAATGGCCGTCGGGCTATCTACGTCTACGCCGACAGCAGCCGTCGGCTTATCCAAGACTACACCTACagctgccgtcggcatatataggccgtcggcatagatgcgggCCCGTCGACAATGGGCATCACGGCCAGCTAACAacgtcaaatctatgccgacggccgtgacgggcggccgtcggcatagatacgggtgacacgtcaccgatccagagcgcaccgaccaggacctatgccgacggcagccgtcggcatatctgacacgtcatcgatccgcggcgctgtccatctgccctggccgcagctatgccgacggctttgccgtcggcatagtttttcttttcttttttccatatagtattattattattattaagcatacagtatgtgttaataagcagacatatagattgtgttaataagcatacatatagtatgtgttaataagcatatagtatgtgttaataagcatacatatagtttcttttctttttcttcattgttttctttattattattatttaactaacttacataccgtatgtgttaataagcatacatacatTATTTTTCGATTCTGTACAGAGCGgtgtgacccccccccccctcacgaacgatgccgccgccagccggcaactggaatggggaacagccgcatcgggtctatacgaaggggactttgctccaagtgtttatatatatcggatgacctaccacaaccgggtggtgttgtggcatgtccgaagaggcggcacacatctccggggcgtggtccccctaacggacggcgccgccggcggcacttggaggggggaaacggacgcatcgggtctacacggaggggatgtagctgtcggtttggccccaaatgttgctcccaggtgtccctctgtgctgacctgacacaaccgggtggagaggcccactcGTCAAAGCACGTCTGTGGGAAGTCCAAGGGCTAGATCTTGTGGTCAACCGCttcagggttaggcgagacggcgccctgggggatagcaatgccactagaacgtcgcaccggcccctcatacatgcggggtggtgtggtggcatgtccgaagaggcggcacacgtctccagggtgtgccccccccctcacggacgcgtcggatctacacggaggggatcttgttgtgggtctggcccggatgttgctccaaagtgttcctatgggctgacctaacacaaccgggtggggaggtccactggtcaaagcccgtccatgcaaagtcaaagggctagattccgTGGTCAAACTCTACAAGGTTAGGCGGGGCGGGggacctggggggtagcaatgccaccggagcatcgcaccgggccctcatacatgcggggtggtgtggtggcatgtccgaagaggcggcacacgtctccggggtgtgcccccctcacggacggcgccgccgccggcacctggaggggggaaacggacgcgttgggtctacacggaggggatcttgttgtgggtctggcccggatattgctccaaagtgtaCCTATGGGCTGACcgaacacaaccgggtggggaggtccactggtcaaagcccgtccgtgcaaagtcaaagggctagatcccatggtcaaacgctacagggttaggcgggacgggggccctggggggtagcaatgccaccggagcgtcgcaccgggccctcatacatgcggggtggtgtggtggcatgtccgaagaggcggcacacgtctccgggggtgcccccctcacggacggtgccgccgccggcacctggaggggggaaacggacgcgtcgggtctacacggaggggatcttgttgtgggtctgacccggatgttgctccaaagtgtacCTATGGGCTGACcgaacacaaccgggtggggaggtccgctggtcaaagcccgtccgtgcaaagtcaaagggctagatcccgtgatcaaccgctcctgggttaggcgggacgggggccctggggggtagcaatgccaccggagcgtcgcaccgggccctcatacatgcgggatggtgtggtggcatgtccgaagaggcgacacacgtgtccggggtgtgcccccctcacggacagcaccaccgccggcacctggaggggggaaacggacgcgtcgggtctacacggaggggatcttgttgtgggtctagcccggatgttgctccaaagtgttcctatgggctgacctaacacaaccgggtagggaggtccgctggtcaaagcccgtccgtgcaaagtcaaagggctagatcccgtggtcaaacgctacagggttaggcgggacgggggacctggggggtagcaatgccaccggagcatcgcaccgggccctcatacatgcggggtggtgtggtggcatgtccgaagaggcgacacatgtctccgaggtgtgcccccgctcacggacggcgccgccgccggcacctggaggggggaaacggacgcgtcgggtctacacggaggggatcttgttgtgggtctggcccggatgttgctccaaagtgtacCTATGGGCTGACcgaacacaaccgggtggggagatccgctggtcaaagcccgtc from Triticum aestivum cultivar Chinese Spring chromosome 4A, IWGSC CS RefSeq v2.1, whole genome shotgun sequence harbors:
- the LOC123086983 gene encoding uncharacterized protein At1g28695, yielding MVIGPKKARSWTQLPCPHRLLCVPEHCASARFVAVAAVCLLVVVGTYYVLCSPADADGQTEQRFFDMWRRRSAVRAYGGDDLEAALRGAADANRTLILSVLNKAYAEEDGLLDLFVRSLREGEGTAQLLSHVLLVAMDRPAYHRCMSLGGIRCYRLPASRNDTQDLSSEQLYMSDGFIRMMWRRIRLLGDVLKHGYSFIFTDLDVMWLRNPFPSLNRTGEEDLLISSDKFNGRPRDYLSNELNTGFFFVVANNRTAALLARGGSAGLKEQDVLNQMKRRHVFRRLGVRARVLDTARFSGFCQDSRDARQVATVHANCCRTMRAKIADFWAILRAARRLNGTTQLRWPPHSQCAKSWI